In Isoptericola variabilis 225, the genomic window CCGTGACCAGCGCCCCCTCGCGAACCTCGAGACCGACGAACACCTTGTCCGCGGCGCGCGCACGCACCGCCTGGACGGCGGCGACCGCCACCACCGCCACCGAGGTCGCGAGCACGAGGCGCAGGGCGGTCGACCAGCGCTCGGAACCGCGGTCCCTCAGGGCTGCCACGTCGTGCCGGAGGCCGCGGGGAGCCAGCAGCGCGTGCGCCCCGTACGCCGCCAGGACGGCCGCCACGAAGCCGATCATCACGCGCAACCGGGCGACCGGGTTGTTCGAGAACACCGGCAGCTGCTGGAGGAGCCCCAGGATCGGCCCGCCGACGAAGACGAGCAGCACCGACACGAACAGCAGCACCGTCATGAAGATCAGCACCACGTCGCTCACCCGCCGCCGCGTGCGGACGGCGAGCGCCGCACCGACGAGGACGACGGTCGCCGCGCCGACGTACGTCATCGCCTCGACGGGGTGCGGCCCGCCGCCGAAGTGGGTGCCGTCGGGCCGGCCGAGGACGTGCGGGAGCATGGCCGTCGCGAGCGCCTCGAAGGGCAGGTGGTGCGCCGGGGTCTGCGCCCGCGCCTCGAAGTCGATGACGGTGGCCGCGTTCCACGCGAACGGCAGCATCAGCCACGACGCCAGCAAGCCGCCGAACAGGACACCGCCGAGCGACACCGCGCCGGCCTTGATCACCCCACCGACGGCTCGGTGGACGAACGCGGCGCGCACGAGCAGGTACGCGGCTCCGGCGTACAGCGCGTATCCGGCCACCGCGGGGAACCCTCCCAGGAGCAGCGACGCCACCACGGCCCCGACGATCAGCACCTCGCGGGCCCGCGGGCGGGCGGCCGCGCGCTCGAGCGCCCAGAAGAGCAGGGGGACGAACGCGGCGACCCTGGTCTGCGGCCAGTTGGTCCACGTCACCATGAAGCCGGAGGCCACGTAGACCAACGTGGCGAGCGGCCAGGTGGGACGGGCGAGCCCGAGCCGGCGCAGGAGGAGCGACATCCCCGTCGCCACGACGGCGATCTCGAGCAGCTTCACGGCGACCGGGGCGTACTCGTGCGGCAGCACCCACCACGGCGCGGCGACCGGCGAGTAGACCCCCGGGTTCGGCAGGCCGCCCAGCTCGACGCCCCCCTGGACGTAGGGGTTCCACTCGGCCAGCGAGCCCTCCCGGGCCTCGTCGACGATGAGCGACGCCTGGGGCGCGAACCCGTCGACCGTGTCGCCGAGGTAGGGCACCTGCGTCTCGGTGATCGGCACGCCGGCCCGCCAGGGCGAGACCAGGCCGAGGATGTCGACGCCGAGGAACGTGGTCCTCCCCACCAGGGACGAGCCGAGCGTGAGGGCGACGAACACCGCGACGCAGATCCATCCGACGACCGTGAGAAGCAGTTCGCCTCGCGAGACGCTGCCCGTGCGCCGAAGGGCTGTTCCTGACACAACTCGTCCTCTCCGCGGGTGACCGACGGTCACCCTACCGGGGCGGCCGCACGGCCGGGCCGGCCGACGCCGTCCGGGAGCGGTCCGGGCGCCGTCTTTCGGTAGAGTCGTCGCGCCCGGCCGCGCCATCCCCGCGGTTGTGGGCAGAGTGGAGGATCGCATCACGCCATGACCAGCGAGACACCGGACCGCGCGGCTCGCCTTGCGGCGGAGCCGCTGCGCGCGGCCGGCCCCCGCCCCGGCTTCGCCCGCGGGACCGTCGCCTCGCTCAAGGACCTCGCCAGGCAGCGCGAGCTCCTGGACATGCTGATCCGTCGTGAGCTCAAGGCGCGCTACAAGGACAGCGCCCTCGGCTTCCTGTGGAGCCTCGGACGCCCGCTCGCCATGCTGGCGATCTACTACCTCGCGCTCGGTCAGTTCCTCGGTGCCGCTCGCCACATCCCGGCGTTCGCGATCTTCATCTACGCGGGCCTCACGGCGTGGGGCTTCTACTCGGAGGCGCTCGTCTCCGGGACGGGGTCCGTCGTCGCCAACAGCGGCCTGGTGAAGAAGGTGTACCTGCCGCGCGAGGTCTTCCCGCTGAGCTCCGTCGGCTCGGCGTTCTTCAACTTCATGATCCAGGTCGTGATCCTGCTCACCGCGACCCTCGTGGCGGGACAGTTCCCCCTGGGCGCCCGGTGGGGGTACTTCGTCCTCGCCCTGCTCGTCCTCGTGACGTACGCCGTCGCCCTGTCTCTGATCCTCAGCGCCGTGAACGTCTACCTGCGGGACGTGCAGTACCTGGTCGACATCTTCATCATGATCTTCTTCTGGCTCTCGCCGATCGTCTACGCCTGGAGCTTCGTGCGCGACGCGCTCGGGTCGTCGGGTCTCACCGCCGGCGCGCAGGAGATGCTCATGGAGCTCTACCTCGCGAACCCGGTCACGCTCGCGGTCATCGGCTTCCAGGAGACGTTCTGGGTCGCGGGCGACGCGCTCCCCTCGGTCCCCGACCTGGCGGCACGCCTCGGCGTCGCCCTCGGCGTCGGCCTCCTTCTCCTCTGGTTGGCGCAGCGCGTCTTCGCCCGCCTGCAGTCCAACTTCGCCCAGGAGCTGTGATGACCACGGTCGTCGAGATCGAGAACCTCTCCAAGCGCTTCACGATCCGCAAGGAGAAGTCCCTCAAGGAGCGCATCGTCAACTTCGGCCGCTCCCAGAAGCACAAGGAGCAGTTCTGGGCGCTCCGCGGGGTCGACCTGTCGATCCGGTCCGGGAGCACCGTCGGGCTCATCGGGCCGAACGGGTCGGGCAAGAGCACGCTGCTCAAGATGATCGGCGGCATCCTGCAGCCCGACACGGGGACGGTGTCGATCCGCGGGCGCCTCGCCGCCCTGCTGGAGCTGGGCGCGGGCTTCCACCCCGACCTCACGGGCCGGGAGAACGTCTACCTCAACGCGGCGATCCTCGGGATCAGCCGCGAGCAGACGGACCGCTACTTCGACGCCATCGTCGACTTCTCGGGCATCGAGAAGTTCATCGACACGCAGGTCAAGTTCTACTCGTCGGGCATGTACGTCCGCCTCGCGTTCGCCGTCGCGGTGCACGTGGACCCGGACATCCTCCTGGTCGACGAGGTGCTCGCGGTCGGCGACGAGCCGTTCCAGCGCAAGTGCCTCGAGCGGATCCGCCAGTTCCAGGCCGAGGGCCGCACGATCGTCCTCGTCACCCACGGCCTCGACCAGGTCGCGGAGTTCTGCGACCGCGCGGTCGTGCTCGAGTCGGGCAAGGTCGTCGTCGACGGCAGCCCCCGCGAGGCGCTGCGCACGCTGCGAGCCGACTTCGAGGAGGCGCGCCTCGAGGAGCGCGAGCGCCACCTCGCCGCCAGCACCGAGGTCCGCACCCGCTCCCAGTTCACCGGGATCTCCCTGCGCTCGGAGTCCGGGGAGACCGGGATCCCGACGCTCCGCCCGGGCGAGGGCCTCCACGTCGCCATGGAGGTCAAGACCGACGGCGAGCCGCTCGAGGGGTGCGTCCTCGAGATCGGCGTGACGACGTCGCTCGGGTCGGCGGTCTACACGACCTCGACCGAGCTGCTCGGCACGCCACTGCCCGTGCTCGACGGCGTCCAGCACTTCGCGTTCTTCCTGCGGTCCCTGCACCTCGGCGAGGACGAGTACCACGTGCGCGCGTCGCTGCGCGACGCCCAGGGCGGCGAGCTGCACCACGTCCCGGTCGCCGCGACGTTCACCGTGAGCGGGGACGGCCGGTCCCTGGGCTTCCTCTCGACGGAGACCGACTTCGTCCGCCTCTGAGAGTGCTGGCGGGCAGGGGGCCGTTGCCCCCTGCCCGTGTCAGACGGCGCGCTCGGCCGGCATGTACGGGTCGCGCGGGCGGGACGGCCAGCGCGACTTGAGCAGCTCGTGCTCCCAGGCGTGCACGACCGCGACGCGGGTCTTCGACTCGAAGTGGAACGCCTTCGCGGCGTGGAGCCAGACGAGGCGCAGGCCGCACGCCGCGACCTTGAGCGACAGGTCGGTGTCGTTGAAGTTCACGGGCAAGAGCTCGGAGAACCCGCCGACCTGGTCGAACACCTTGCGGGACATCGCCATGCACGCCCCCGTCAGGGCGCTGCACTCGCGGTCCAGCACGAGCGCGTTCGCCACGCCGAGCTCGTCGTCGAAGTCCCCGTAGTAGGCGTGGCCCGGGTCCCCGCGCCGGTACACGACGCCGGCGTGCTGCAGGGTCCCGTCCGGGAAGAGCAGCCGCGCACCGGTCATGCCCACGCCCTCCTCGAGGAGCGGGGCGACGAGACGCTGGACGAACCGCGGGGTGACGACCTCGACGTCGTCGTTGAGCATCACGAGCCACCTGCCGTGCGACCGCAGGGCCCCGATGTTGCACTTCTCGCTGTAGTTGAACGGCTTGTCGTAGCGGACGAGGAGCAGCTTCTCGCCGGCGACGGCCCGCAGCTCGTCGAGCACCGCGGGCGGGGTGACCCCGTCGTACACGACGACCACCTCGAGGTCGACGTCGCCCGCGTGGCGCAGGAGGCTGCGCACGGCCTCGACCACGAAGACGCGCCGCTCGCCCCAGACGATGCCCTCGCCGCCGCGCGTCGGGATGATGACGCTGACCAGGCCGTCGGGGCGCGCGTGACGCTCGACCGTGTACGTGCCCGGCACGGGCCCGTAGTCGGCGGTCGCGTCGATGCCGCACCGCTCGAGGTGCGCCTGGACCGCGTTCTTGCCGGCCGTCCAGGCGTACGGCTTCGCCTCGGGGTCCCCGGCCGCGGACCCGGGCACCACGCGCCAGTGGTAGAGCACCTCCGGGACGTGCACGACGCGGCGCGCCCGCTCGGTGACCCGCAGCACGAGGTCGTGGTCCTGCGACCCGTCGAAGCCCTCGTGGAAGCCTCCGACCTCGCGGACCAGCGACGTCCTCAGTACCGACAGGTGACTGGTGTACATCTGCCCGCGCAGGCGCTCGGGCGACCAGTCCGGCTTGCGGAAGCGGTCGTAGAGGTTGCCGTCGTCGTCGACCTTGTCCTCGTCGGAGTAGAGGTAGTCCGCCTCCGGCTCCGCGTCGATCGCGGCGGCCATCCGCTCGAGCGCGACGTCGACGAGAAGGTCGTCGTGGTCCACCAGGACGACGAACTCCCCGCGCGCGGCCTCGATGCCGTCGTTCGACGCCCGGACGATGTGGCCGTTGTCCGCGCGCTCGATCACGCGGATCCGCGCGTCGGCCTCCGCGGCCCCGCGCAGGATCGGCAGGACGTGCGCCTGGGTCGACCTGTCGTCGACGAGGATCAGCTCCCAGTCGCCGAACGTCTGGGAGCGGACGGAGTCGATCATCTCCTCGAGCGCCCGCGCCGGCGGGTCGAACACCGGCGTGACGATCGAGAACCGGGGGGCGGCGACCGTCACTCGGCCACCGCCCGCTTCGCGAGCCGGACGGGCGTCATGAGGAGCCGGCCGACCTTCCACGTGACCGACTTGCGCATCGCGTCGCGCTCCTTGACGAGGTCGTCGACGAGCCGTTCGAGCCGCGTGCGGTCGGCCTCGCTCTCGCTCGTGACGCGCTCGAGCTCCTTGGCCGCCCTCGCCACCTGGGCCTCGAGCCCGAGCACGTAGTCGCGCAGCACGAGGGTCTGGTGCTTCTCCTCGGCCAGGGCCCGTGCCTGCTCGGTGAACGAGTCCTCGAAGCGCGCCTCGCCGTACGGGACGGCCGGACGGACCTCCGGGACCTCGCCGTCGGGGGTCCCGCGCGAGGCCCGGACCACGAACTGGTAGTCGAGCGCCCGGGGCTGGTGACGGACCCAGTCGACGACGCCCGGGGGCACCGACTCGCCGTCGACGTCGACCTCGGTGCCCAGGGGGTCGAGGTTCGTCGACCACGCCTCGCGCACCACCAGCCCGGCGTCCGACACCAGCTCGACCAGGCTGCTCCACGTGAAGAAGCGCACGTGCGTGCGGTCGAGGAGCCCCTCGTCCGTGTACCGCCACCGCCCCGACAGGAGCGCCAGGCGCAGCGACCCGTGCGTGACGTTGGGGACGGAGATGATCACCTCGCCGTCGTCGGCCAGGACGTCGAGCGCCGACCGCAGCACGCGCGCCGGG contains:
- a CDS encoding bifunctional 2-polyprenyl-6-hydroxyphenol methylase/3-demethylubiquinol 3-O-methyltransferase UbiG, whose amino-acid sequence is MSQYETVVDMSNRNSSQTLEVEMVGEGKTVLDVGCASGYLADALNERGCTVSGVERDPAAAETARPKLASLVVGDVEELDFAEAFEGATFDRIVFGDVLEHLVDPARVLRSALDVLADDGEVIISVPNVTHGSLRLALLSGRWRYTDEGLLDRTHVRFFTWSSLVELVSDAGLVVREAWSTNLDPLGTEVDVDGESVPPGVVDWVRHQPRALDYQFVVRASRGTPDGEVPEVRPAVPYGEARFEDSFTEQARALAEEKHQTLVLRDYVLGLEAQVARAAKELERVTSESEADRTRLERLVDDLVKERDAMRKSVTWKVGRLLMTPVRLAKRAVAE
- a CDS encoding ABC transporter permease gives rise to the protein MTSETPDRAARLAAEPLRAAGPRPGFARGTVASLKDLARQRELLDMLIRRELKARYKDSALGFLWSLGRPLAMLAIYYLALGQFLGAARHIPAFAIFIYAGLTAWGFYSEALVSGTGSVVANSGLVKKVYLPREVFPLSSVGSAFFNFMIQVVILLTATLVAGQFPLGARWGYFVLALLVLVTYAVALSLILSAVNVYLRDVQYLVDIFIMIFFWLSPIVYAWSFVRDALGSSGLTAGAQEMLMELYLANPVTLAVIGFQETFWVAGDALPSVPDLAARLGVALGVGLLLLWLAQRVFARLQSNFAQEL
- a CDS encoding glycosyltransferase, producing the protein MTVAAPRFSIVTPVFDPPARALEEMIDSVRSQTFGDWELILVDDRSTQAHVLPILRGAAEADARIRVIERADNGHIVRASNDGIEAARGEFVVLVDHDDLLVDVALERMAAAIDAEPEADYLYSDEDKVDDDGNLYDRFRKPDWSPERLRGQMYTSHLSVLRTSLVREVGGFHEGFDGSQDHDLVLRVTERARRVVHVPEVLYHWRVVPGSAAGDPEAKPYAWTAGKNAVQAHLERCGIDATADYGPVPGTYTVERHARPDGLVSVIIPTRGGEGIVWGERRVFVVEAVRSLLRHAGDVDLEVVVVYDGVTPPAVLDELRAVAGEKLLLVRYDKPFNYSEKCNIGALRSHGRWLVMLNDDVEVVTPRFVQRLVAPLLEEGVGMTGARLLFPDGTLQHAGVVYRRGDPGHAYYGDFDDELGVANALVLDRECSALTGACMAMSRKVFDQVGGFSELLPVNFNDTDLSLKVAACGLRLVWLHAAKAFHFESKTRVAVVHAWEHELLKSRWPSRPRDPYMPAERAV
- a CDS encoding YfhO family protein, coding for MFVALTLGSSLVGRTTFLGVDILGLVSPWRAGVPITETQVPYLGDTVDGFAPQASLIVDEAREGSLAEWNPYVQGGVELGGLPNPGVYSPVAAPWWVLPHEYAPVAVKLLEIAVVATGMSLLLRRLGLARPTWPLATLVYVASGFMVTWTNWPQTRVAAFVPLLFWALERAAARPRAREVLIVGAVVASLLLGGFPAVAGYALYAGAAYLLVRAAFVHRAVGGVIKAGAVSLGGVLFGGLLASWLMLPFAWNAATVIDFEARAQTPAHHLPFEALATAMLPHVLGRPDGTHFGGGPHPVEAMTYVGAATVVLVGAALAVRTRRRVSDVVLIFMTVLLFVSVLLVFVGGPILGLLQQLPVFSNNPVARLRVMIGFVAAVLAAYGAHALLAPRGLRHDVAALRDRGSERWSTALRLVLATSVAVVAVAAVQAVRARAADKVFVGLEVREGALVTACAIVLVLLAWAGARRWTSVVAMLGVFALVTVPAIDVARGWWPQVDLGYFYPSTPAIAFLDEHLDGQRYAAVGQTMLPGSSTAYRQRSLGGHAFVTPEWREVLLAADPDSMLTPTYAGLNPGNLATSLRSGMLDRFAVEYVVMDTGAEIPGSREAGPDAVGRAVLREGETITSAQFTGPVRGVVIDLANLESAAGGAEVSVTLRGVDGTPLAVTSTWTRSSGAARNVALAGESIPPGTAWVAEVAVRGEGAQADVAVDGDGRLATSTVRPADDGLRVVHTGDATVYERAGALPRVRWASGELVETDLERRIEVMNDPTTSPDVVVLEDPDDARGLDGSSTAVVTELTADTDHVTAEVSASGPGWVVFAESLRREGWHATVDGEPVPLVAAEHAGGAVFVEPGEHVVELEYRTPFLRVGVWVSLGSVLVLVVGGLLVLVRDRRAAAARATEGA
- a CDS encoding ABC transporter ATP-binding protein, producing the protein MTTVVEIENLSKRFTIRKEKSLKERIVNFGRSQKHKEQFWALRGVDLSIRSGSTVGLIGPNGSGKSTLLKMIGGILQPDTGTVSIRGRLAALLELGAGFHPDLTGRENVYLNAAILGISREQTDRYFDAIVDFSGIEKFIDTQVKFYSSGMYVRLAFAVAVHVDPDILLVDEVLAVGDEPFQRKCLERIRQFQAEGRTIVLVTHGLDQVAEFCDRAVVLESGKVVVDGSPREALRTLRADFEEARLEERERHLAASTEVRTRSQFTGISLRSESGETGIPTLRPGEGLHVAMEVKTDGEPLEGCVLEIGVTTSLGSAVYTTSTELLGTPLPVLDGVQHFAFFLRSLHLGEDEYHVRASLRDAQGGELHHVPVAATFTVSGDGRSLGFLSTETDFVRL